ATGCTAACCTAGTTtgctaaatttcttttattaactACTAAAGTGACATCTGAGagatgataaattaataatcaattttgATTATGGCAAGTATGGAACAAATATGATAGGGCCATGTCATCATGATTTTATCAACTTTCCTATGTGCTGACAATTAGTAAATGATTATTTGCAAACTTTTAGCATCTCTAGCATTACTCGAAACATAAATGTTATTTTGGATTAAATAGAATCTAAGATGCAATAATATCTAACATAAAGTACTTGTACTTAGCTTATGATATAATTAGTAGTAAACTTATTAACATGTCAATGAATGGAGAACTAGTTTTCCTTTCCAGAAGAGAGATATATAAATTGAAAGGTAATCAATCATACATCATTCTTCAAAGTCTTGATGAAACAATCAAGTGTGCTTTTGTACGCAGAATCTCCCATCATTCTCGATTTGacctaaaacaataaatttgaaaaaacaaaaagcattaAAACAAGGCATGCAACTGAAATATACTTGGCAGGAATATAATAAACAGGTCATTGACCCAAGAGGCCAAGACCAGTGGGAATGTAAATGACCAGACTAGTTCATAAACAAAAGTTGCTAACTGCATTGTAGATGCTGGTTAATTTTGAACTAGTTATAATTTGAGCACATATTGCATATAATATCCTTATGAAATATTAGTGTTTATACAGATAAAGACAGTTTACCACATCAACTGGGGAACCGATACAAACAGCGAAAAAACCAGCTCCCAGACCAGCAAAAAGATGAGTGACAATATTATCTGTGAATCCAGgaattttcaaaattgtctGCATTGAATAGTAGAGTTAGAAATAGTACATAATATCCTATGCAATTGTGGAAAAGGCATCAAATTGTTGCATATTGAGTTCACCTGCTTCACTTGATCATAGCTGGCCAGTTCGGCAGCATTTATAATAGCATTTCTTGCTACATTGGGTCCAATCCCAGTCCAGAGCGCCCGAACTCCTTCCTGAACGTTAGAAAACTGGGTTAAAACAGACTGACTAATATAAAGgctatatttttcaattgtcTTTATCTTCGTTTCGATACCTGTCTCACAATCGTTGAGTATGCATTCAAAGCTCCAGAATAGCGCCTTGGTACACCAGGTGGTAATTTCCCTTCAGCCTGAAGTCTAACTTTCACAAGATCAGTTGGATTTGCCACAGTGATTCCAATGGCACCTGATTGATGAGAGAAGTGCATCACCAACacgggaaaaagaaaaaagcaggCATCCAGCAATTGTATCAGAATCAAGAATGTACATATTAATAgacaaatttttctttcaagttatTTCTAAACATTGGCAAATTAAGCTCACCGGTAGTAAGCGCAGCAAGAATCTTCTTGGTCAAAGGAACATCTCCAACAAAGTCACTGCCCACATAAAAGTTCTTAACCTGACAACCATCGAGTTTTAATTGTCACAATAATCAGCAATCATACAGCACATAATGAATTAACTCACTACTTCACAATAGAAGACCATTTAGAAACCCACCGGCTCGTATAACCCGATTCTTAACCCTCCAAAAACACATTGTCGATGCAATCCAGGTACAATTCCTTTCCAAAGCGCTGACAACCCTTCCTCCCTAGCAATGGTAGCAACCGTGCCCAACATACCCCTGTATTTTGGCAAGGCCAATCCATCCCCTGCAACAGCCGACTTTTGTAACTGCAGCCTAACCTTTGCAGTGTCCAACGGAATTGTGCATATCTGCATTCAAAGACAGTCAGCCTTAAATCAGCTCTCTTGACCCAATTATAAAACTTAGTCATTGCTCATCTAGggtaataaataaagaaagcgCAATTCCAACAATTTAACTCAACAGATATAGCCTAAAAACAGCATAATTCAAGATACAATCTGTATGAAAAAATGATTGCCCAGTAACCATTGATTTtcaattaacataattaaactaattattatGGATGATAAGATAAAGGAACTAGATTCAATTTGAATGGAAtgagtgatttgtttttttctaaaaaaaaattacagcaaGTTTTTAACTGATGATAAGAGTGGTACAAAAGAACAAAACCGTGTTAAAGGACAAAGATGTAGCTttcactaaaatataaaatcttcatTGAAAATCTTAATTTCGGATTATTACATTAGATTAGCTCAGATGTCAAAATCTTTTAAACAGAAAGACATGATTAAATCAACAAGACAAAAGCATGATCACCAGGAGCAAAAAAAAGGGGACTAATTCATGTATCGTTACCTCAGCCAAACAAGCGGCAAAAGCACTACTGGCAAAAGTTCCGGCGAAGGAGATATCGGATTTACCTTTGGAATCGGCCACCATCTTTGCTCCAATAATTTTAGCTGGAGAGAatgagaaagaaagagggaaaataaataaaggaaggGGAAAGGAAACAATGGGATTTGTGCAAATCGAATCTTGGGAAAAGAGACCAACCAACTCGAGCCAAGCCGCAGGTGGCGCAATTGGTTCTTTTGTGATCTGTCTTGTTCACTTCTGCTCTTCATCGTCATCCCTCATTTATTCTTTTGCACCCCACTACTCAAGATTATTAAgattaagaattaattaagaaaaataacaaaattaatcagTATCTCTCTGTGTGAGAGGAGTCTGCATATtggaatacacacacacacattataTTAATCGGGATTTTGGTTATCacagccttaaaaaaaaaattcaagacttaatttgatgtttgatttcacagaataatatttaatctaaTTGTTTGAAAATGATTGACGCTTTGAGaatgaaatcaaatttgatatttaaataaaatatagccTTTCGTTcacttttttattgttcatgagattttttttcaaatgtagtCCCTAGAGTTTCtgcacttttcttttttatcccttgagtccttaaatttttaattttaatccaaaactttaatttgcttgtttttcaatttctaagCTTTCATTTGACCACTTTTTTGGCAATATAAAAGTACGATGTCGATgcttatggtttttattttacaagagaAATatcatttaagtattttttatgctttatcTTGTTGAAATAGGTATATCaggtttcaattattttattttttgattgattgattaaaCGATggtttaagattaaaaataggTTTGTTGAGATCTTTAGGGTCTTGAGTGTTTTTCAGGTGGACAATCGTTGAAAATTGGCTAATCTTATGCTCTCTACATATTTGGCAAATACTTTAATTGAGAAAGCTTTAGTTACAAAATCAACTATCATATCATATGTAGCTACATGTTCAATTATGACTTCTTGATTCTATCTAGGACAACCAAATACTTAATGTCAATATGCTTACTACAACTCCTACTTTTGCTGTTTTTCAAGAAGAAAATAGTTGTTGATTTATCACAGCAAACCGCTAATGGTTTTGCTATTAAATCCATAACTTGAAGCTTAGTGATGAAACTCCTAAAACATTTCATCTGTGAAGTTGCttcaaaacatgttataaaTTATGCCTTTATTATGGATGATGCAACAATTGTCTGTTTGACACTCTTATATGATATCACACCCCCAACTAGCATAAAGATATATTCTGAAGTGTATTTTCTAGAATCTTGACATCTAGCAAAATCTGAATCTGAACATCCAATC
The Populus nigra chromosome 3, ddPopNigr1.1, whole genome shotgun sequence genome window above contains:
- the LOC133688091 gene encoding mitochondrial uncoupling protein 1-like; amino-acid sequence: MVADSKGKSDISFAGTFASSAFAACLAEICTIPLDTAKVRLQLQKSAVAGDGLALPKYRGMLGTVATIAREEGLSALWKGIVPGLHRQCVFGGLRIGLYEPVKNFYVGSDFVGDVPLTKKILAALTTGAIGITVANPTDLVKVRLQAEGKLPPGVPRRYSGALNAYSTIVRQEGVRALWTGIGPNVARNAIINAAELASYDQVKQTILKIPGFTDNIVTHLFAGLGAGFFAVCIGSPVDVVKSRMMGDSAYKSTLDCFIKTLKNDGPLAFYKGFIPNFGRLGSWNVIMFLTLEQAKKFVRNLESS